The following are encoded together in the Corticium candelabrum chromosome 1, ooCorCand1.1, whole genome shotgun sequence genome:
- the LOC134193412 gene encoding transient receptor potential cation channel subfamily V member 6-like isoform X4, with the protein MYRFMLLECHCNDQHHNNRGFTPLSLAAYLGKSDMFHFILKLKCIPLWSYGKTCCALYPLQEIDTVSCRKEEKQMSVISHVVTRNTVIHSEMIDGLIYAILQAKWKLYAKWRFFRQLAVFTVYIVLLTASLYLRPSKDSNQLMVNKTIVGACTGIASNISRNCSSLVMNQIGDPCYLRDCWDDANCIWRYCSEIGALIVALIFLGVFGYHMKTQGWKKVFSTLLQSPTEMLVLLSCFLIILAIPGRAACHSDYEDILLTLAVVLAWPYYMFFHRGFKLVGPFVVMIFKMCKADLVRFILIYAIFMMGFSQALYVLFVGTSTELFNHPAGAMLGLFHMTLGEFQDHYDEMSQSSYQFLAKALFVVMMVLMFTLLVNMLIAMMGNTYQTVADTRKEWTRQWAQIVLIMEKTVGWRDLCKYQKQYMYEGGSGGWTGYFAYTSYDNNVEDDQQVVKPSSIDLYEALNIPSKNVFSA; encoded by the exons ATGTACCGGTTTATGTTGTTGGAATGTCACTGCAACGATCAACACCACAATAACAGAGGATTTACACCGTTGTCTTTAGCTGCTTACTTGGGAAAAAGTGACATGTTTCATTTCATACTAAAGCTGAAATGCATTCCATTATGGAGCTATGGAAAAACTTGCTGTGCTCTCTATCCTCTTCAGGAGATAGACACG GTGTCTTGTAGGAAAGAAGAGAAACAGATGTCTGTTATTAGTCATGTTGTCACTCGG AATACAGTTATTCACTCTGAGATGATTGATGGTCTCATTTATGCAATACTCCAAGCGAAATGGAAACTATATGCAAAGTGGAG GTTTTTTCGGCAGTTAGCTGTATTTACTGTTTACATTGTTCTCCTCACAGCATCACTTTATCTTCGTCCATCAAAG GACTCTAATCAACTCATGGTCAACAAAACCATCGTAGGTGCATGCACAGGCATTGCAAGCAATATCAGCAGAAATTGTAGTAGCTTGGTGATGAATCAGATTGGTGATCCATGCTATCTACGAGACTGCTGGGATGATGCTAATTGCATA TGGCGATATTGCTCTGAGATTGGAGCTTTGATAGTAGCCTTAATCTTTCTCGGAGTTTTTGGGTATCACATGAAGACTCAAGGATGGAAAAAGGTGTTCTCTACTCTG CTGCAATCTCCAACTGAAATGTTGGTTTTGCTTTCATGTTTTCTGATCATTCTTGCCATTCCTGGGCGGGCTGCATGCCACTCTGATTATGAAGACATTCTCCTTACTTTAGCAGTAGTCCTTGCTTGGCCATACTACATGTTCTTCCACAG AGGTTTCAAACTAGTTGGACCATTTGTTGTAATGATATTTAAAATGTGCAAAGCAGACCTTGTTCGTTTTATCCTTATTTATGCCATTTTTATGATGGGATTCTCACAAG CATTGTATGTGCTGTTTGTTGGAACATCAACTGAGCTATTTAATCATCCTGCTGGAGCAATGCTTGGCCTTTTTCACATGACGTTGGGTGAATTTCAG GATCACTATGATGAAATGTCACAATCTTCATATCAGTTTCTTGCTAAG GCACTATTTGTTGTCATGATGGTTTTAATGTTTACATTGCTTGTTAATATGCTGATTGCTATGATGGGTAATACATATCAAACTGTTGCCGATACAAGAAAGGAATGGACTCGACAG TGGGCACAAATTGTTTTGATAATGGAGAAGACTGTAGGATGGAGAGATCTGTGTAAATATCAGAAACAGTATATGTACGAAGGTGGTAGTGGTGGATGGACAGGCTACTTTGCTTACACATCATATGACAAT AATGTTGAAGATGACCAGCAAGTAGTAAAGCCATCTTCGATAGATTTGTATGAAGCACTCAATATTCCAAGTAAAAATGTCTTCTCTGCTTAG
- the LOC134193412 gene encoding transient receptor potential cation channel subfamily V member 6-like isoform X2, whose product MRLRPCYFGEYPLMFAACHNQFNIVRLLMQYSNQRQHHDKKSMQHWLDANGNNVLHMMVISGLKHMYRFMLLECHCNDQHHNNRGFTPLSLAAYLGKSDMFHFILKLKCIPLWSYGKTCCALYPLQEIDTVSCRKEEKQMSVISHVVTRNTVIHSEMIDGLIYAILQAKWKLYAKWRFFRQLAVFTVYIVLLTASLYLRPSKDSNQLMVNKTIVGACTGIASNISRNCSSLVMNQIGDPCYLRDCWDDANCIWRYCSEIGALIVALIFLGVFGYHMKTQGWKKLQSPTEMLVLLSCFLIILAIPGRAACHSDYEDILLTLAVVLAWPYYMFFHRGFKLVGPFVVMIFKMCKADLVRFILIYAIFMMGFSQALYVLFVGTSTELFNHPAGAMLGLFHMTLGEFQDHYDEMSQSSYQFLAKALFVVMMVLMFTLLVNMLIAMMGNTYQTVADTRKEWTRQWAQIVLIMEKTVGWRDLCKYQKQYMYEGGSGGWTGYFAYTSYDNNVEDDQQVVKPSSIDLYEALNIPSKNVFSA is encoded by the exons ATGAGATTAAG ACCTTGCTATTTTGGAGAGTATCCACTGATGTTTGCAGCTTGTCACAACCAATTCAATATTGTTCGCCTTCTTATGCAGTACTCAAATCAAAGACAACATCATGATAAGAAATCAATGCAACACTGGCTTGATGCCAACGGAAATAATGTATTGCACATGATGGTCATTAGTGGTTTGAAG CACATGTACCGGTTTATGTTGTTGGAATGTCACTGCAACGATCAACACCACAATAACAGAGGATTTACACCGTTGTCTTTAGCTGCTTACTTGGGAAAAAGTGACATGTTTCATTTCATACTAAAGCTGAAATGCATTCCATTATGGAGCTATGGAAAAACTTGCTGTGCTCTCTATCCTCTTCAGGAGATAGACACG GTGTCTTGTAGGAAAGAAGAGAAACAGATGTCTGTTATTAGTCATGTTGTCACTCGG AATACAGTTATTCACTCTGAGATGATTGATGGTCTCATTTATGCAATACTCCAAGCGAAATGGAAACTATATGCAAAGTGGAG GTTTTTTCGGCAGTTAGCTGTATTTACTGTTTACATTGTTCTCCTCACAGCATCACTTTATCTTCGTCCATCAAAG GACTCTAATCAACTCATGGTCAACAAAACCATCGTAGGTGCATGCACAGGCATTGCAAGCAATATCAGCAGAAATTGTAGTAGCTTGGTGATGAATCAGATTGGTGATCCATGCTATCTACGAGACTGCTGGGATGATGCTAATTGCATA TGGCGATATTGCTCTGAGATTGGAGCTTTGATAGTAGCCTTAATCTTTCTCGGAGTTTTTGGGTATCACATGAAGACTCAAGGATGGAAAAAG CTGCAATCTCCAACTGAAATGTTGGTTTTGCTTTCATGTTTTCTGATCATTCTTGCCATTCCTGGGCGGGCTGCATGCCACTCTGATTATGAAGACATTCTCCTTACTTTAGCAGTAGTCCTTGCTTGGCCATACTACATGTTCTTCCACAG AGGTTTCAAACTAGTTGGACCATTTGTTGTAATGATATTTAAAATGTGCAAAGCAGACCTTGTTCGTTTTATCCTTATTTATGCCATTTTTATGATGGGATTCTCACAAG CATTGTATGTGCTGTTTGTTGGAACATCAACTGAGCTATTTAATCATCCTGCTGGAGCAATGCTTGGCCTTTTTCACATGACGTTGGGTGAATTTCAG GATCACTATGATGAAATGTCACAATCTTCATATCAGTTTCTTGCTAAG GCACTATTTGTTGTCATGATGGTTTTAATGTTTACATTGCTTGTTAATATGCTGATTGCTATGATGGGTAATACATATCAAACTGTTGCCGATACAAGAAAGGAATGGACTCGACAG TGGGCACAAATTGTTTTGATAATGGAGAAGACTGTAGGATGGAGAGATCTGTGTAAATATCAGAAACAGTATATGTACGAAGGTGGTAGTGGTGGATGGACAGGCTACTTTGCTTACACATCATATGACAAT AATGTTGAAGATGACCAGCAAGTAGTAAAGCCATCTTCGATAGATTTGTATGAAGCACTCAATATTCCAAGTAAAAATGTCTTCTCTGCTTAG
- the LOC134193412 gene encoding transient receptor potential cation channel subfamily V member 6-like isoform X1, producing the protein MRLRPCYFGEYPLMFAACHNQFNIVRLLMQYSNQRQHHDKKSMQHWLDANGNNVLHMMVISGLKHMYRFMLLECHCNDQHHNNRGFTPLSLAAYLGKSDMFHFILKLKCIPLWSYGKTCCALYPLQEIDTVSCRKEEKQMSVISHVVTRNTVIHSEMIDGLIYAILQAKWKLYAKWRFFRQLAVFTVYIVLLTASLYLRPSKDSNQLMVNKTIVGACTGIASNISRNCSSLVMNQIGDPCYLRDCWDDANCIWRYCSEIGALIVALIFLGVFGYHMKTQGWKKVFSTLLQSPTEMLVLLSCFLIILAIPGRAACHSDYEDILLTLAVVLAWPYYMFFHRGFKLVGPFVVMIFKMCKADLVRFILIYAIFMMGFSQALYVLFVGTSTELFNHPAGAMLGLFHMTLGEFQDHYDEMSQSSYQFLAKALFVVMMVLMFTLLVNMLIAMMGNTYQTVADTRKEWTRQWAQIVLIMEKTVGWRDLCKYQKQYMYEGGSGGWTGYFAYTSYDNNVEDDQQVVKPSSIDLYEALNIPSKNVFSA; encoded by the exons ATGAGATTAAG ACCTTGCTATTTTGGAGAGTATCCACTGATGTTTGCAGCTTGTCACAACCAATTCAATATTGTTCGCCTTCTTATGCAGTACTCAAATCAAAGACAACATCATGATAAGAAATCAATGCAACACTGGCTTGATGCCAACGGAAATAATGTATTGCACATGATGGTCATTAGTGGTTTGAAG CACATGTACCGGTTTATGTTGTTGGAATGTCACTGCAACGATCAACACCACAATAACAGAGGATTTACACCGTTGTCTTTAGCTGCTTACTTGGGAAAAAGTGACATGTTTCATTTCATACTAAAGCTGAAATGCATTCCATTATGGAGCTATGGAAAAACTTGCTGTGCTCTCTATCCTCTTCAGGAGATAGACACG GTGTCTTGTAGGAAAGAAGAGAAACAGATGTCTGTTATTAGTCATGTTGTCACTCGG AATACAGTTATTCACTCTGAGATGATTGATGGTCTCATTTATGCAATACTCCAAGCGAAATGGAAACTATATGCAAAGTGGAG GTTTTTTCGGCAGTTAGCTGTATTTACTGTTTACATTGTTCTCCTCACAGCATCACTTTATCTTCGTCCATCAAAG GACTCTAATCAACTCATGGTCAACAAAACCATCGTAGGTGCATGCACAGGCATTGCAAGCAATATCAGCAGAAATTGTAGTAGCTTGGTGATGAATCAGATTGGTGATCCATGCTATCTACGAGACTGCTGGGATGATGCTAATTGCATA TGGCGATATTGCTCTGAGATTGGAGCTTTGATAGTAGCCTTAATCTTTCTCGGAGTTTTTGGGTATCACATGAAGACTCAAGGATGGAAAAAGGTGTTCTCTACTCTG CTGCAATCTCCAACTGAAATGTTGGTTTTGCTTTCATGTTTTCTGATCATTCTTGCCATTCCTGGGCGGGCTGCATGCCACTCTGATTATGAAGACATTCTCCTTACTTTAGCAGTAGTCCTTGCTTGGCCATACTACATGTTCTTCCACAG AGGTTTCAAACTAGTTGGACCATTTGTTGTAATGATATTTAAAATGTGCAAAGCAGACCTTGTTCGTTTTATCCTTATTTATGCCATTTTTATGATGGGATTCTCACAAG CATTGTATGTGCTGTTTGTTGGAACATCAACTGAGCTATTTAATCATCCTGCTGGAGCAATGCTTGGCCTTTTTCACATGACGTTGGGTGAATTTCAG GATCACTATGATGAAATGTCACAATCTTCATATCAGTTTCTTGCTAAG GCACTATTTGTTGTCATGATGGTTTTAATGTTTACATTGCTTGTTAATATGCTGATTGCTATGATGGGTAATACATATCAAACTGTTGCCGATACAAGAAAGGAATGGACTCGACAG TGGGCACAAATTGTTTTGATAATGGAGAAGACTGTAGGATGGAGAGATCTGTGTAAATATCAGAAACAGTATATGTACGAAGGTGGTAGTGGTGGATGGACAGGCTACTTTGCTTACACATCATATGACAAT AATGTTGAAGATGACCAGCAAGTAGTAAAGCCATCTTCGATAGATTTGTATGAAGCACTCAATATTCCAAGTAAAAATGTCTTCTCTGCTTAG
- the LOC134193412 gene encoding transient receptor potential cation channel subfamily V member 6-like isoform X3, producing MVNWLIVFNRGVEAEPKQKRIEDAGINFMYCSQHELSFQHMYRFMLLECHCNDQHHNNRGFTPLSLAAYLGKSDMFHFILKLKCIPLWSYGKTCCALYPLQEIDTVSCRKEEKQMSVISHVVTRNTVIHSEMIDGLIYAILQAKWKLYAKWRFFRQLAVFTVYIVLLTASLYLRPSKDSNQLMVNKTIVGACTGIASNISRNCSSLVMNQIGDPCYLRDCWDDANCIWRYCSEIGALIVALIFLGVFGYHMKTQGWKKVFSTLLQSPTEMLVLLSCFLIILAIPGRAACHSDYEDILLTLAVVLAWPYYMFFHRGFKLVGPFVVMIFKMCKADLVRFILIYAIFMMGFSQALYVLFVGTSTELFNHPAGAMLGLFHMTLGEFQDHYDEMSQSSYQFLAKALFVVMMVLMFTLLVNMLIAMMGNTYQTVADTRKEWTRQWAQIVLIMEKTVGWRDLCKYQKQYMYEGGSGGWTGYFAYTSYDNNVEDDQQVVKPSSIDLYEALNIPSKNVFSA from the exons ATGGTTAACTGGTTAATTGTTTTTAACAG AGGTGTGGAGGCGGAGCCCAAACAGAAAAGAATTGAGGATGCGGGAATAAATTTTATGTACTGTAGTCAACACGAACTTTCGTTTCAG CACATGTACCGGTTTATGTTGTTGGAATGTCACTGCAACGATCAACACCACAATAACAGAGGATTTACACCGTTGTCTTTAGCTGCTTACTTGGGAAAAAGTGACATGTTTCATTTCATACTAAAGCTGAAATGCATTCCATTATGGAGCTATGGAAAAACTTGCTGTGCTCTCTATCCTCTTCAGGAGATAGACACG GTGTCTTGTAGGAAAGAAGAGAAACAGATGTCTGTTATTAGTCATGTTGTCACTCGG AATACAGTTATTCACTCTGAGATGATTGATGGTCTCATTTATGCAATACTCCAAGCGAAATGGAAACTATATGCAAAGTGGAG GTTTTTTCGGCAGTTAGCTGTATTTACTGTTTACATTGTTCTCCTCACAGCATCACTTTATCTTCGTCCATCAAAG GACTCTAATCAACTCATGGTCAACAAAACCATCGTAGGTGCATGCACAGGCATTGCAAGCAATATCAGCAGAAATTGTAGTAGCTTGGTGATGAATCAGATTGGTGATCCATGCTATCTACGAGACTGCTGGGATGATGCTAATTGCATA TGGCGATATTGCTCTGAGATTGGAGCTTTGATAGTAGCCTTAATCTTTCTCGGAGTTTTTGGGTATCACATGAAGACTCAAGGATGGAAAAAGGTGTTCTCTACTCTG CTGCAATCTCCAACTGAAATGTTGGTTTTGCTTTCATGTTTTCTGATCATTCTTGCCATTCCTGGGCGGGCTGCATGCCACTCTGATTATGAAGACATTCTCCTTACTTTAGCAGTAGTCCTTGCTTGGCCATACTACATGTTCTTCCACAG AGGTTTCAAACTAGTTGGACCATTTGTTGTAATGATATTTAAAATGTGCAAAGCAGACCTTGTTCGTTTTATCCTTATTTATGCCATTTTTATGATGGGATTCTCACAAG CATTGTATGTGCTGTTTGTTGGAACATCAACTGAGCTATTTAATCATCCTGCTGGAGCAATGCTTGGCCTTTTTCACATGACGTTGGGTGAATTTCAG GATCACTATGATGAAATGTCACAATCTTCATATCAGTTTCTTGCTAAG GCACTATTTGTTGTCATGATGGTTTTAATGTTTACATTGCTTGTTAATATGCTGATTGCTATGATGGGTAATACATATCAAACTGTTGCCGATACAAGAAAGGAATGGACTCGACAG TGGGCACAAATTGTTTTGATAATGGAGAAGACTGTAGGATGGAGAGATCTGTGTAAATATCAGAAACAGTATATGTACGAAGGTGGTAGTGGTGGATGGACAGGCTACTTTGCTTACACATCATATGACAAT AATGTTGAAGATGACCAGCAAGTAGTAAAGCCATCTTCGATAGATTTGTATGAAGCACTCAATATTCCAAGTAAAAATGTCTTCTCTGCTTAG